GCGGAGCTAAGGGACCTGGTTACTCCATGTTCTGCATATAATTTGTAGAGTGTAGCTTCCCTCTTTGACTGCCGGTTAAATGGTCTCCGACGGGCTTTGTCTATTTGGGTATGAAGATTACGCCAAACCTGGAAAGGTTCTATAAAAGCAATTTTGCCCCTATCTTTAAGAATATTAGATCAGACCTAGATAGATGGTGTAATGGTCCCTTATACCTTTTGGGCCGTGTTCACCTTGTTAAAATGAATATTCTACCCCGCCTTCTCTACCCATTTCAAATGCTACCAGTTCTCATTCCTAACAAAGCACTAAAATAGTTACGTGGCTTCattatttcctttatttggcagaaaaaaagacCAAGACTGAGATATAACTTCTTAACACTACCCAGCAGATGTGGAGGCGTAGCGGCCCTGGACATTAAACTATATCAGCTTTCTGCCCATCTTCGTTATATACTGGAATGGCACTTAAATGATCCAAACTCAACTTGGCTCAGCGCAGAAGCCATAACTCTCGGGCCAGTTCCTCTACGGAACttactacagtgggtacggaaagtattcagacctctttatatttttcactctttgtgtcattgcagccatttgccaaaatcaaaaaaagttccttttatttctcattaatgtacactcagcaccccatcttgacagaaaaaaacaaatgtagaaatttttgcaaatttattaaaaaagaaaaactgaaatatcacatggtcataagtattcagaccctgtgctcagtattgagtagaagcacccttttgagctagtacagccatgagtcttcttgggaatgatgcaacaagtttttcacacctggatttggggatcctctgccattcttccttgcagatcctctccagttctgtcacgttggatggtgaacgttggtgaacagccattttcaggtctctccagagatgctcaattgggtttaggtcagggctctggctgggccagtcaagaacggtcacagagttgttccgaagccactcctttgttattttagctgtgtgcttagggtcattgtcctgttgaaaggtgaaccttcagcccagtctgaggtcctgagcactctggaagaggttttcttccaggatatctctgtacttggccacattcatctttccttcaattgcaaccagtcgtcctgtccctgcagctgaaaaacacccccacaacatgatgctcccaccaccatgtttcactgtagggattgtattgggcaggtgatgagcagtgcctggttttctccacacataccgcttagaattaacaccaaaaagttcaatcttggtctcatcagaccagagaatcttatttctcatagtctgggagtccttcatgtgttttttggcaaactctatgcgggctttcatgtgtcttgcactgaggagatgcttccgtcgggccactctgccataaagccccgactggtggagggctgcagtgatagttgactttgtggaactttctcccatctccctactgcatctctggagctcagccacagtgatctttgggttcttctttacctctctcaccaaggctcttctcccacgattgctcagtttggctggacggccaggtctaggaagagttctggtcgtcccaaactttttccatttgaggattatggaggccactgtgctcttaggaaccttgagtgctgcagaaattcttttgtaaccttggccagatctgtgccttgccacaattctgtctctgagctccttgggcagttccttcgacctcatgattctcatttgctctgacatgcactgtgagctgtaaggtcttatatagacaggcgtgtgcctttcctaatcaagtccaatcagtttaattaaacacagctggactccaatgaaggagcagaaccatctcaaggaggatcagaagaaatggacagcatgtgagttaaatatgagtatcactgcaaagggtctgaatacttatgaccatgtgctatttcagtttttcttttttaataaatttgcaaaaatttctacatttctttttttttctgtcaagatggggtgctgagtgtacattaatgagaaataaaatgaacttttttgattttggcaaatggctgcaatgacacaatgaCAATATGATTAAAATATGGACAATAGGCTGCAAAATAGAAGGGCTTAACTCCCACCTTTCACTTCTCACACCCCTACATAACAGCCCAGATTTCCCCCTAGGGATGAATGACGGCCTAATACATTTGGGAGACAAAGGAATACATGTCATTGGAGATTTGATGGAGAATAAACTGTTAATGACCTTTGAACAATTCACTGCAAAACATGATCTCAATAAGAAGTTTTTCTTGACATACCTGCAGATACGCAGCTTCATAACAACAAATCTCAGAGTCTGTTCAAGTGGTCTCTGCGTATCCCCAATGGAGGACCAATTAAACAAACTTATCTCGTCTCGCTCTGCATCCAAAATCTTTTATAGTATTTTGATAAGGGCAAATACAGACAGCTCAGACAAAACTAGGGTGCTATGGGAAGAGGACTTTGGAGAAGAAATTCAGATAATTGATTGGGAAACCATATGTGAGATGTCTTCCTATTTGGCCAATAACTCTGCCTGGGAAATGCAGTTTAAAATTGTTCATCGGCTACACGTGACCCCTGCTCAAAGACTTAAAGTAAACCCAAAACTCTCCAACCTCTGCAATAAGTGTAAAAGGCTAGAAGGATCCCTCATCCACTGTTTCTGGAGCTGCTCAAAAATACAACAATTCTGGACAGGCGTCCTAAAGGAACTAGAGAACATTTTTTGTTGCTCATTACAAATAGGACCAATGACTTGTTTGCTTGGCATGAACCAGGAACTCCCGTCCAGATTCCAAGGGACCCACCCCTATTAATGCTGGGTCTACAGAACCTGGCGTGGAAGGACTGAATAACAATCTGACAGTGATGtaactttattttgttatttttattttatttttatttatttattttatcatcgttatttttttattattcttttaaatttttaaaatgtttttctctttttctgtaatGATATATTTGGTCATAATGTAcattaatgtgtattttgtatCTTGTAGAGAATTCAAACGAATGGCCACATGGGCAATTTGTGTTAGCTCAGATGTGTCTGAGCAAATTTCAAAAAGcttcaataaaaaaacaaaaaacatgtcagCTTCTGTCTGCCTTCTTCATATGtcagtttgtgatttttgtgaatTTTGTGCTGTTGCAGGTAAATAAAAAAGTTAGGCACCCCAGTGCAACCAAAGCAGAAAGTCATTCAGAGCCCTGTAATGTCATTAAACCAGTCTAGTTAAACACAAAGTTCAGTGCATAGGCACCAGTCCTCTCTCTTGTGCTGATGCTGATGAATATGCAGGATTCACGCCCCTCACAGCCCCGCGCCTCCTCCGTGCCAAAACTGTTGCGCAaaagttaaactgaaaaaacctttggcattgaaaaacatTATGAACAAAAATTCAGATGACTAGTCCCCCCCCCAAAGTTAATATAAGTTTTAATGctcaggctttttttttccagtgcgAATGTTTCAGtaccaaagtttatttttcgGAGCCAAAGCTGAAGAGTCTCTGTTCCGGCTCCTTCTGTACTCACCAGTGTTTCCAAAGTCTCTGCTGTTTTGTGGACAAAGATCTTTGAGCtcagtttattttcctccacacagaaacagactcgtctcagctgcagctctgctctggtTCTGACTAACTTTCTGTTTGACCTGAGCCATGTGACGTTGGAGCTGCCCTGGGTTGCCAGTTCTGCCGCCTCATCCTGCAGCTGTGTTCTTTAGATGTGATTAGAACATCTGGCCCAGGATGAACTGACCCTTGAAGGAGACTTTTTACCTCTTTAACCCACTTTTCTCTGGAGCTGGAGTCTTTAGCAGCTAATTGACCGTGTTTACAAAATGATTTCAGTCCAAGgtgcaaaaacatttgcagGCTGAGAAGAAAACCACAGTGTGTTTCCAGTCCGGGACATTTCCCGGTGTCCTGAGGCCTGTTTGGCCTTGAACAGTCAGCTGAGCAGTGAACAGCTGACTGTTTGTGGGGAGTCAGCTCTGGTCTTTAGGCAGTTGAGACATGGTGGCAAGGAGCTATGAACTCAGCTTGGCGACCAGAGGGATGACCTGCAGCGGCTGGAAAGTGCTGGGGGTCATGATGGAAGTGACAGTGGGAATGTCTTACAGCAGTTTCCAAAAACCATGTAGGCAGTGGAACCAACGCCCATCGCGGATACCCCGCCTGGATGACACAGGCCATGAACACAAGGAAGACTGCATGGATGCTGGACAAGATTGCCATCCTGGATACCACTTCTGTGGAGCTCGTGGGCATCGATCCGCAGGACGACGGCAGGAGCGAGATGTTGGCACAAATGAGGCAGCGAGCTGAAACAGACGGagcataaaaagtaaaagtaagaagAAGCTGCCAGATTCAGGCCAGCTTGGTCTCTACACTGTTAATAAAGACCTCTGAACCATTACTGGTTGTCTCTGTATTGGCACAGCTGGTGGTCGTGAGATGGCAAGGttcatgtctctctctcactttctcgcacgcacgcgcgcgcacacacacacacacacacacacacacagaaaaaaaatccaaaaaaaaaaatcacaaaaccaGCTGATCCATGTTGCATATTCTTTATTTGACAGGACAAAGACGAGCAGTTGCCTCAGACTTTGCAGTGACGTGTTTTTAAAGCAGTAACAGCAGGTTTCTCCTTGAAAAGCTCGTAAGCAGCTGATTGTCCGTGCGGTGCAGCAGGAACAAGGatgttgacctttgacccttgacaaaaacaaacataatccTGCGTCTGTAACAGTTCATCAGTGAATCTCTCAGTCTGTTAAAGGTGCAAGAGGCCTTTTTCCCCCAGAAGGCCTCAGTGGTCGAGGATCCGCAGGTTCCCTGAAACGATCTTGTTCTCCAGCATCGCCCCAGCAGGAATATCAATCCGGTCACCATGATTGGCTATGATGATGACGGTGCCCTGGGGAAGGAATACAACAGTCTGATTAACAGACTCTTTGTCTGTAAATGATGCAgaaacatctgttttcttttagtcAAACCtgacaaagaaaacatcttGCTGGGTACACCACATTCATTATTGCTTACTCTCTAGGGGGCATTTGGGGTGAATTACAAAAACTCAACTCCCTCAGTGAAGAACACGtcaattatcttttttttaaaaaacaaagaatctGATGAAAGCTGTGAAGTGTCACAGATCGCGACTGAAACGTTCTCTACCTTCAGAGACACGTTCTTTCCGAAGGTGACGTCTCCGGACACGGTCAGGTGATCGAGCTCCAACATGTCGGGGATGCTTTCAAACCTGGCCAGAAAGTCATGAACCTGCAGAACACAGACATcaccaacatcatcatcatcatcaggaaACTACAGACATGACCAGCTCATGACGACAGCTCAGTCcttcagtttgtctttgtgtcaataaatgacaacagaaatgaaaaatacgATCCACGTGTTTTTAACCAAACTggacaaaaacagcacagagaaaacacagacgATGATGATGAACTGATCCACTCACAGCTGTCAAGCCTGATTCATGTCTAAACTCGTTTTCATTCTACTAAGTGTATTTTATATTCCActctaaataaattatattttctgttgacattttatttttttatctcacTCATGTACTGCACATTAGTAAATGTATAAACAAATTTGCCTTCGCTTTTCGACTCCTTTAATTGTGGCATTGAAGGATCATTACAACAACACGGCTgtgtgactgaaacagcagcagaggttCAGGGACTGACTTTGGTGAAGGAGCTGCCCAGCTTGACGTGCGGCGTGGTCGGGAACTCTCTCTTCTCACTCATGGTGAGCGAGCCGGCGTCCATGCTGTACAGGTTCGACATCACCAGCAGCAGGTCGGAAGACGTCTTCACCGGCAGGAAGCGGCTGCGTGGGACGTTCACACCCATGGCGTTATTGAAGCTCTTGATGGCGGCGCCCACCGCTGTCTCCAGCTGGATGACGTTCAGTCCTCCATCCAGCGTCTGCAGAGACATTCAGGGGTTCACTGAGAGTAGGAAACCACAGCACTGGGTGACTCCTCATCTActtcaaatgtatttgtttcatttctcatttgtttcaggtatttcaaattagaagtatataaggtagttaacgtcaggtacccagcggtatataaagtacttcaaattagaagtatataaggtagttaacgtcaggtacccagcggtatataaagtacttcaaattagaagtatataaggtagttaacgccagctacccagcggtatataaagtacttcaaattagaagtatataaggtagttgacgtcagctacccagcggtatataaagtacttcaaattagaagtatataaggtagttgacgtcagctaaccagcggtatataaagtacttcaaattagaagtatataaggtagttgacgtcagctacccagcggtatataaagtacttcaaattaaaagtatataaggtagttgacgtcagctacccagcggtatataaagtacttcaaattagaagtatataaggtagttaacgtcagctacccagcggtatataaagtacttcaaattagaagtatataaggtagttaacgtcaggtacccagcggtatataaagtacttcaaattagaagtatataaggtagttaacgtcagctacccagcggtatataaagtacttcaaattagaagtatataaggtagttaacgtcagctacccagcggtatataaagtacttcaaattagaagtatataaggtagttaacgtcagctacccggcggtatataaagtacttcaaattagaagtatataaggtagttaacgtcaggtacccggcggtatataaagtacttcaaattagaagtatataaggtagttaacgtcagctacccggcggtatataaagtacttcaaattagaagtatataaggtagttaacgtcagctacccagcggtatataaagtacttcaaattagaagtatataaggtagttagcgtcagctacccagcggtatataaagtacttcaaattagaagtatataaggtagttagcgtcagctacccagcggtatataaagtacttcaaattagaagtatataaggtagttagcgtcagctacccagcggtatataaagtacttcaaattagaagtatataaggtagttaatgtcagctacccagcggtatataaagtacttcaaattagaagtatataaggtagttaatgtcagctacccagcggtatataaagtacttcaaattagaagtatataaggtagttagcgtcagctacccagcggtatataaagtacttcaaattagaagtatataaggtagttcacgtcagctacccagcggtatataaagtacttcaaattagaagtatataaggtagttaacgtcagctacccagcggtatataaagtacttcaaattagaagtatataaggtagttagcgtcagctacccagcggtatataaagtacttcaaattagaagtatataaggtagttaacgtcagctacccagcggtatataaagtacttcaaattagaagtatataaggtagttaacgtcagctacccagcggtatataaagtacttcaaattagaagtatataaggtagttaacgtcagctacccagcggtatataaagtacttcaaattagaagtatataaggtagttcacgtcagctacccagcggtatataaagtacttcaaattagaagtatataaggtagttcacctcagccacccagcggtatataaagtacttcaaattagaagtatataaggtagttaacctcagctacccagcggtatataaagtacttcaaattagaagtatataaggtagttaacgtcagctacccagcggtatataaagtacttcaaattagaagtatataaggtagttaacctcagctacccagcggtatataaagtacttcaaattagaagtatataaggtagttaacgtcagctacccagcggtatataaagtacttcaaattagaagtatataaggtagttcacgtcagccacccagcggtatataaagtacttcaaattagaagtatataaggtagttaacctcagctacccagcggtatataaagtacttcaaattagaagtatataaggtagttaacctcagctacccagcggtatataaagtacttcaaattagaagtatataaggtagttaacctcagctacccagcggtatataaagtacttcaaattagaagtatataaggtagttcacgtcagctacccagcggtatataaagtacttcaaattagaagtatataaggtagttcacgtcagctacccagcggtatataaagtacttcaaattagaagtatataaggtagttaacgtcagctacccaggggtatataaagtacttcaaattagaagtatataaggtagttaacgtcagctacccagcggtatataaagtacttcaaattagaagtatataaggtagttaacgtcagctacccagcggtatataaagtacttcaaattagaagtatataaggtagttaacgtcagctacccagcggtatataaagtacttcaaattagaagtatataaggtagttaacgtcagctacccagcggtatataaagtacttcaaattagaagtatataaggtagttcacgtcagctacccagcggtatataaagtacttcaaattagaagtatataaggtagttaacttcagctacccagcggtatataaagtacttcaaattagaagtatataaggtagttaacgtcagctacccaggggtatataaagtacttcaaattagaagtatataaggttgttaacgtcagctacccagtggtatataaagtacttcaaattagaagtatataaggtagttaacgtcagctacccaggggtatataaagtacttcaaattagaagtatataaggtagttaacctcagctacccatcggtatataaagtacttcaaattagaagtatgaGCTGCTGTGAGTTGACTGAAACTAAACTCATTTCTTCTGGACGATGTTCGTCACCTTCGGGTTGACGATGATCTCCAGGTCCATGGCGTTCTTATCCTGCAGCCGCTTGATGGCGGGCAGAGAGATCCACAGGTTGTTGGTGTTGAAGATCTTGAACTTGGTGACAGACTTGAACTCGTCGACGTGGGCCTTTGGGACCTGAGCAATCTCCAGCAGCCTCAGGTGGTCCTTGTACTGGATCAGAGTACCACCCTGTATGCAGAAAACAGGAGGCACTGAGAGGCTGCGGATCACCACACCCGCCTGACGTCATCTGACGACTTAATTAAACCCTAAAGATGATCATTTTCACCTTGACGTCGGCTCTGGTCTTATCCGTGACCTCCATGATGAACTCGCAGCGTTTGTCTTCCGGCTGGCTCATCAGGtgctggaggatgaagaggtCGACGGTGGCACCCAGGTTGTCGATGTTGGACACGAAGATGTACTCTTTCCCCTCGGCGATGAGTTTGTCCAGCAGCCCGGAGTTGTAGAAGCTGGCGTAGATGTCTCCGTGACCCGGCGGGTACCAGGCCTCCGCGTTATCGCCACTCATTCCCATGTTTTTGGCAACGGGCAGCAGGGACTCCTTGTTGATCCTGGGATACCTGCAGGACAGATGCAGCACGAACTCAGTTTACAGGATTTTAACTTATATTTGaactgttttgttattttgatgtggactttaaacaaacacaaacacaaaatgttattATCTGATTATCTGCTGTTACATTTTacttacagtttgttttttatctaTTAGTCACTGTTAAGACTGGAATCTACGAAGTACTAAAAAattctaataataaataaaaatttaacaTAAATTACAAAGGACACTTTCAGATTTATCCAGAGTGGACACGCTCTTaatttggaaagaaaaagacaggaaagagtTTACTCAGTTTGAAATTTAGATCAATTAGGGACATGTTCACAGTGCTCACTTTAAAGACCTGTTTGAGGATTTACGGTTCAGGTTAGAACCAGGTTCAGAATCAagtttagggttaggtttagggcCAGATTCAGGGTCAGGGTAAGGGGTTTAGTTGTGATGCTGGGTCAGGGTCTGGAGACAGCAGAGCGAGCTGCTGAGGCCGTGCAGTACCTGCTCTGGTTGAAGGTGTGAATGTTGACCCGGTGGTGTTTGTACTTTTGCAGGATTTTCTTCGTGTCCTCGTCAGTGTTGAAGGAATTCATCAGCACGAGCGGCACGCTGGCGTTATAGGTTTTGTTTAGGTGCTGAAAACGAGCAGAGAAAGAGACGACTGACTCTCGTCGGTTCGGCCTTCACAGCTGCCTCCTGCTCCGACCGTTAGGCGGACCTACCTCGATCTGCTGCACCGTCAGGTCCAGGAAGGTGTTCTCGTTGCGGACGCTGATCAGACTCTTGGGGCCCTTGCAGCCCATGCTGGTTCCCAGGCCGCCATTCAGTTTGACCACAGCGAGCTTGTTGAGACTGGCTGTGATGTTGTCGGGCAGACCCTTGGTTTTGATCTTCTCGTAGGGCTGGATCTGGACATGGGTTAAAGAGACGAGGAGTTGGGTGCGTACCAGGTTACAgaataaagctgaaaacatttaaatcctCAGATCACgtctcagtgtgttttaatacgGTGCAGGACCAGCTCTACTTTATTCACTGTGCTTTGTTTGATGGAAACTATTGGTCTGATTTCAGGACGTTCATGAAAAGATGCATCACATTTTTATGATGTTTCAAACATTAAATTTCCTCAATGCACAACAaatttttgttaaatataattaaaagaAACTTGGTCTTCAAGTGTTTGTTGGTGTGACCGTGTTGGACTTAGAGACATTTGATTGATATAAATTCGACGAACAAACAAGAGAAACATCAGCAAACTGATCAGACATCGATTAGTCTGATCAGATTCTTCTGTGTCACCTTTCCAGAACCGCACGACCAGAACAAGCCCAGGCatgaaaccaaactgaactccatgtgaatgaatgtgtgcGACCTTTAAAGCCTCCTCACATGACACAGGCTGACACACAGCAAGGACACATGTATTTATGGACACCGTGTGTGTCTCTATATAAACTACACTCAGCTGGTGTGACACTGTCCATTTGTTAAAGCAGAGCTGTGGGGACCTTAGAGACCGTGCTCACACTAAATAACACAGCACCAACATCACTTCATGGTTGTGGACTTTGTTTCCTGATAATGTAAAGCCACTAAACTCTGCAGGCCTGAGCTGCACCGGCCGTCAGGTTAATGTTACATTAAACAGCAAACAGCCACAGCACAAGTCGTCAATAATCCGTGTGTCAGCTGGAGATCAGGGTCAGGGTGAAGTCAAGACCTTAGACCTAATGAAACTAACAGGAAAGTTCAACTTCTGTCTAAgggcagcagctgctgattctgtgtgtttgtgtaattttccataaatcccatccagagactaaTGAATGTGGTGTAATCAGCATAACGTGcgtgaatccagaacctggtttaggttatcggtctgtgccgtagacctcccTAACCCTAATACACCAATAACCTAAcccaggttctggattcataCTCTGGATATTACACTCTGCTGGCTTTTGCAGAACAACACGGTGGTGCTGGATGTGAACTGACAGGAGGAATCAACCGATGGACATAAAACCATGTGTGTGACCTGCATAAGTACACTGAGGATATAGTGTTTCACATTCTGCGATGAGACTGTCCTGTGGGATCAGACTCAGACATCAGAGTTAAGGTCATTAATAAAGGTAGTTAGGACTCTGTGGGCGTGGTGAGGATCTGAAGACGAGCGGCTGCCCCAGAGTGTCCACAGACCACAGTCCCACTGGGGACAAATGTCAACGTCCGCCTGACCTCACCACCCTCAAACTGGACTCTTAAATGCTGCAGCGGTCAGACTATTCTTAGGACTAAATTTCACTCTGCCCGGGAATTCTGGGAACACCGAGGGGATGGACCGgtcgtgagtgtgtgtgtgcatcaaaTGTCACCCTGCTGATAAACAGTTGGCTTTAGCCTGAATGTTCTCTGTCCTCAGATCTGGTTTCGTTAGCTGGTTTGTGAAGCGTGAGGCTCTGCAGTAGTCGAACCATTTAAAGGATCAGTTCCACGTTCTGCACATTCATCGAGGACAGAGAGACGTCCAGTTACACTGGATTTATACTAAAACACACTGAGTTAACTGCTGTGTATTTGTTCTGATTCAGTTTTAGGCCCCGTTCACATCCCAGTGACTCAGACTTGATGTCTCTCATATGGTCCAGTCCCCCTTCACTGGCTGAGACTGTTTTCATGAGCCCAAAAGGTTTTCACTTTAAATGTTAAAGCAGCAACCACATCAAAACTAACCGTCCAGTCACCACAGcgcagcagcagagagcaggATTAGCTGCCAGCATGAGCCTCAGTGTGGACACTGACCTTGGATTACAGCACTGCAACATGAAACCGAGCTCTGGTGAACAGCAGTGCTGGCATGAGCGCAGCTATGTGGCGCTTACCGACTCCTCCGGCGGCCGGTTGATCTTGGGCCAGTCGACCGAGGGACCTTTGACCTGGAGAAATCTGTGGAAGAGGTTCTTAAAGCCATGGAAATCCTTTCTGGAGATCTGGAACAGAACCAAGCAAACATCGTCACCttctgcagacagaaacacgAAATAAGGAGACctgtgatgaggaagtgatgagGATCAAATACACAAATTCACCTCTGAACTTCACGTGTTTGTGCCAAATGTCGGCAGAACCTGTATTTTCTGTCAGGACAGTTGAGATGTTTGTTTAAATCAGTAATGTTGGTTAATGTAACAGTTACTGACTGAAAccaacacaaacatccacaaTCTGGTATCATGGAACCACAAAACCCCCTCCCCTTTGTGTGCACTGGTCATTTCTGGCCGGTCTGTTTTATTTACTCCAGAGAACAGTTTGAGTATTTATTCTTAGCAACAAGctcatgtttgatttttcttctgGCCCAAACCAACAGCGTGTTCTTTCAGTACTTTGTCTTTCCCACGCCGCCTGTGGGTCTGAGCTCAGAaactcacaaacaaacagcaggaatCGGGTCATTagctggggactattttcagcagcggatGGATCCACATTTGGTCTGTAGTGAGTATGAGTTACAGCAGGACGGTGTGTGTGGGACTGGGTCAGAACAAACTTCAGTGTGTATTGATGCTGATGGTTGTGGAACCAGTGGAGGAAGAATTAGGCTGCGACACACACAGGAAGGGTTAATGTGATGCGTTGTTACTGttaatactgtaatactgtactACTGTACTGCCACCCATTCAGTTCTCTATGAAGTAAAACACTGTATTTGAACATCTCCAGTTTGTTTCtcactggctgcagcaggacaagTCATACGTTCTGGTTTTCAGGACCTCAGGGTCGTTCACCTCATGTTTGACCAGCAGGCCAGAGCTcatccaaaaaaacaaaaacggcGTTGGTGGCACAGACTCATCAGGACAGTCTGTGCCTGAACCTTGTTCCAGTTAAAGAGAAACAGCAAGGAGCCGAAGACGCTGAGAACAGACCAATAAATGTCTGTAATGTCTGTGAACAGA
This genomic window from Mastacembelus armatus chromosome 1, fMasArm1.2, whole genome shotgun sequence contains:
- the LOC113128799 gene encoding UTP--glucose-1-phosphate uridylyltransferase-like isoform X1 produces the protein MSLLVADLTRGAMTEFQEKLRQQHEESMHRELEALLTTSNKAEAEISRKDFHGFKNLFHRFLQVKGPSVDWPKINRPPEESIQPYEKIKTKGLPDNITASLNKLAVVKLNGGLGTSMGCKGPKSLISVRNENTFLDLTVQQIEHLNKTYNASVPLVLMNSFNTDEDTKKILQKYKHHRVNIHTFNQSRYPRINKESLLPVAKNMGMSGDNAEAWYPPGHGDIYASFYNSGLLDKLIAEGKEYIFVSNIDNLGATVDLFILQHLMSQPEDKRCEFIMEVTDKTRADVKGGTLIQYKDHLRLLEIAQVPKAHVDEFKSVTKFKIFNTNNLWISLPAIKRLQDKNAMDLEIIVNPKTLDGGLNVIQLETAVGAAIKSFNNAMGVNVPRSRFLPVKTSSDLLLVMSNLYSMDAGSLTMSEKREFPTTPHVKLGSSFTKVHDFLARFESIPDMLELDHLTVSGDVTFGKNVSLKGTVIIIANHGDRIDIPAGAMLENKIVSGNLRILDH
- the LOC113128799 gene encoding UTP--glucose-1-phosphate uridylyltransferase-like isoform X2, giving the protein MTEFQEKLRQQHEESMHRELEALLTTSNKAEAEISRKDFHGFKNLFHRFLQVKGPSVDWPKINRPPEESIQPYEKIKTKGLPDNITASLNKLAVVKLNGGLGTSMGCKGPKSLISVRNENTFLDLTVQQIEHLNKTYNASVPLVLMNSFNTDEDTKKILQKYKHHRVNIHTFNQSRYPRINKESLLPVAKNMGMSGDNAEAWYPPGHGDIYASFYNSGLLDKLIAEGKEYIFVSNIDNLGATVDLFILQHLMSQPEDKRCEFIMEVTDKTRADVKGGTLIQYKDHLRLLEIAQVPKAHVDEFKSVTKFKIFNTNNLWISLPAIKRLQDKNAMDLEIIVNPKTLDGGLNVIQLETAVGAAIKSFNNAMGVNVPRSRFLPVKTSSDLLLVMSNLYSMDAGSLTMSEKREFPTTPHVKLGSSFTKVHDFLARFESIPDMLELDHLTVSGDVTFGKNVSLKGTVIIIANHGDRIDIPAGAMLENKIVSGNLRILDH